From the genome of Nicotiana sylvestris chromosome 2, ASM39365v2, whole genome shotgun sequence, one region includes:
- the LOC138883255 gene encoding uncharacterized mitochondrial protein AtMg00240-like, giving the protein MECNQRFTIAKYDQNLELKDDEKLPDAGPYQRLVGKLLHLTMTRPDICYAVHVLSQFMHCPKKSHMEAAIRVVRYIKGALGLGLLMSSKPCPKLTAFCDAGWASCPVSRKSVTGYVMKLGDS; this is encoded by the coding sequence ATGGAGTGCAATCAGAGATTCACAATAGCAAAATATGACCAAAACTTGGAGCTGAAAGATGATGAGAAGCTACCAGATGCAGGGCCATACCAAAGATTGGTTGGGAAACTATTGCACCTTACTATGACAAGACCAGACATTTGTTATGCAGTGCATGTGTTGAGCCAATTTATGCATTGTCCAAAGAAGTCACACATGGAGGCAGCAATAAGAGTTGTTAGGTACATAAAAGGGGCACTAGGTCTTGGTCTACTGATGAGCTCAAAGCCTTGCCCAAAACTCACAGCATTTTGTGATGCTGGTTGGGCATCGTGTCCAGTGTCCAGAAAGTCTGTGACAGGGTACGTGATGAAGCTAGGAGATTCTTAG
- the LOC104231518 gene encoding glycine-rich cell wall structural protein 1-like, whose protein sequence is MATSSRSLCMALLVLSIVMACMKEGHGEDGDDYCYYGGWRGCKNRVGGGGGGGGGGGGSGNGGSGHGEGYGSGAGVGVGGGGGGGGHGGGGGNGAGGSGHGEGFGAGVGAEGGGGGGGSGGGGGGGSSVDGGYGHGSGFGAGGGFGTFGGRKGGGGFAGGGGGGGGGGGGGGGGSAGGSGHGSGFGAGAGVGVGGGSGGGGGGGGGGGGGTNGGYGHGSGFGMGIGFGGNGGGGGGGGGGGGGGGGSNAAGGGSGHGSGFGAGGGVDGTAGGGGGGGGEGGGSGGVKNTSDNNGGDEGYGEGYGHGEGSGYGGNNNGGIGMGFGMGMGFGFGIGTAGTSGNSSPVDEASKNVDKQP, encoded by the coding sequence ATGGCTACTTCTAGTCGTTCTTTATGCATGGCTCTTCTTGTACTAAGCATTGTTATGGCATGTATGAAGGAGGGGCATGGGGAGGATGGAGATGATTATTGCTACTATGGTGGCTGGCGTGGATGCAAAAATCGtgttggaggaggaggaggtggcgGTGGCGGTGGAGGAGGAAGTGGTAATGGAGGTTCTGGACATGGAGAGGGTTATGGTTCCGGGGCAGGTGTAGGTGTgggaggtggtggtggtggcGGAGGTCATGGAGGTGGTGGTGGGAATGGAGCTGGTGGTTCAGGTCATGGTGAAGGATTTGGAGCTGGAGTTGGTGCAGAAGGCGGTGGAGGTGGTGGAGGGTCCGGTGGTGGAGGTGGAGGTGGCAGTAGTGTTGATGGAGGTTATGGTCACGGTAGTGGTTTTGGAGCCGGCGGAGGTTTTGGAACTTTTGGAGGACGTAAAGGTGGTGGTGGTTTTGCAGGGGGAGGTGGaggtggaggaggaggtggtggtggCGGTGGGGGTGGTTCAGCAGGAGGATCAGGTCATGGTAGTGGCTTTGGTGCTGGAGCTGGTGTGGGAGTCGGTGGGGGAAGTGGAGGTGGTGGTGGCGGAGGTGGTGGTGGCGGCGGTGGCACCAATGGTGGGTATGGTCATGGAAGTGGTTTCGGAATGGGTATAGGTTTTGGTGGAAATGGAGGTGGTGGGGGTGGAGGAGGAGGAGGCGGAGGTGGAGGCGGTGGCAGCAATGCTGCTGGTGGAGGCTCTGGTCATGGTAGTGGATTTGGAGCAGGTGGTGGAGTTGATGGTACTGCCGGTGGTGGTGGTGGAGGAGGCGGAGAAGGAGGAGGATCTGGAGGAGTTAAAAATACTAGTGATAACAATGGTGGTGATGAAGGTTATGGTGAAGGATATGGGCATGGAGAAGGCAGTGGCTATGGTGGAAATAATAATGGTGGCATTGGAATGGGATTTGGAATGGGTATGGGATTTGGTTTTGGCATTGGAACAGCTGGTACTAGTGGAAATTCTAGTCCTGTTGATGAAGCTAGCAAGAATGTTGACAAACAACCTTAA
- the LOC104231512 gene encoding uncharacterized protein, which translates to MLKLQNPQAFSSCQSFLDTSVLHEAIAGKTKYVHHLISSRSSACLVISPKGISSSSFSWNWLSPLKTYKLSQHAASYRLLCRSQDATSPENEYRSSRNIAISLFRRYKNFIERGGGDNLKEFISAGVNAYALGSTDEGLRKELIALKESGAEIEAMETYGGSTTLKSKISSEEVDECIMWLSIIFITILCTPQPTIVRWSSTPPVSDEMIVHWKGFCAIIANAYFVRGMAWLPVKTLQLEQMAVVGHAEEPSVVASRMRLVFTTLEVVSPQWPRG; encoded by the exons ATGTTAAAGCTTCAGAATCCACAAGCCTTTAGCAGCTGCCAATCATTTCTGGATACTAGCGTGCTGCATGAAGCCATTGCTGGCAAGACTAAATATGTCCATCATTTGATTAGCAGTCGTAGTTCTGCTTGCCTTGTGATTTCTCCTAAAGGAATCAGCAGTAGTTCTTTCTCTTGGAATTGGCTGAGTCCACTAAAAACTTATAAACTCTCTCAGCATGCCGCTTCATATAGATTGCTG TGCCGGTCGCAAGATGCCACTTCGCCTGAAAATGAGTATCGCTCCTCCCGAAATATAGCTATCAGCCTGTTCAGGCGATACAAGAATTTTATTGAGCGTGGAGGAGGTGACAACCTAAAA GAGTTCATCAGTGCTGGTGTAAATGCATATGCTTTGGGATCTACTGATGAAGGTTTGAGGAAAGAACTGATTGCTCTGAAGGAATCTGGTGCTGAAATTGAAGCCATGGAAACATATGGAGGAAGTACCACCCTGAAGTCCAAGATTTCATCTGAGGAG GTTGATGAGTGTATTATGTGGTTGAGCATTATATTCATCACCATTCTATGTACACCTCAACCAACTATCGTTCGATGGTCATCCACACCCCCAGTTTCTGATGAAATGATAGTCCATTGGAAAGGCTTCTGTGCAATCATAGCAAATGCATACTTTGTCAGAGGAATGGCATG GCTTCCAGTGAAGACTCTCCAACTAGAGCAAATGGCAGTTGTGGGTCATGCTGAAGAGCCATCAGTTGTTGCTAGTCGGATGAGACTAGTTTTTACCACTCTAGAG GTTGTGAGTCCACAATGGCCTAGAGGATAA